In the Salvelinus fontinalis isolate EN_2023a chromosome 34, ASM2944872v1, whole genome shotgun sequence genome, one interval contains:
- the LOC129832986 gene encoding kelch-like protein 10: protein MNELEETATSTKFQRCSMERKMSAMTCTIFNELRLEGKLCDVVIKVNGIEFNAHKNILCGCSSYFRALFTSGWNNIEKRVYSIPGVNPDMMRLIIEYAYTRSVPVTAENVEPLLAAADQFCILGIVRACCDYLEAQLCLQNCIGICKFADFYSCPDLRRRAYLFILHHFEMVRFSEEFKELSLAQLCDIIEKDNLNVKQEDVVFEAVLRWINHSPQDRKAHVSVLLPKVRMALMTADYFMNNVKNNTLVKDNDDCKPIIISALKAMYDLNMNGPSNTDFRNPLTRPRLPYAILLAIGGWSGGSPTNGIEAYDARADRWVNVTQEESPRAYHGAAYLNGFVYCVGGFDSVDYFNSVRKFNPVTQTWHQVAPMHSRRCYVSVAVLDGCIYAMGGFDGYVRLNTAECYEPETNQWTLIAPMHEQRSDASATTLHGKVYICGGFNGNECLFTAESYSPQTNQWTLTAPMRSRRSGVGVIAYAEQVYAVGGFDGANRLRNAEAYNPLTNTWRTVPTMFNPRSNFGIEVVDDLLFVVGGFNGFTTTFNVECYDEKTEEWYDAHDMGIFRSALSCCVVHGLPNVAQYAAPRDSLQSPREELKLSSSNSIMSV, encoded by the exons ATGAATGAACTGGAAGAGACAGCCACCTCCACCAAATTTCAAAGATGCAGCATGGAGAGGAAAATGAGTGCTATGACCTGTACAATCTTTAACGAGTTACGTCTGGAGGGAAAACTCTGTGATGTGGTCATCAAGGTCAATGGCATTGAGTTCAATGCCCACAAGAACATCCTTTGTGGATGCAGCTCATACTTCCG TGCTCTCTTCACAAGTGGCTGGAACAACATCGAGAAGCGGGTCTACAGCATTCCTGGTGTGAACCCAGACATGATGCGCCTGATCATCGAGTATGCCTACACACGTTCCGTGCCTGTGACTGCAGAGAATGTAGAACCGCTCCTGGCGGCTGCAGACCAGTTCTGCATCCTGGGGATCGTGAGAGCCTGCTGCGACTATCTGGAGGCCCAGCTCTGTCTGCAGAACTGCATCGGGATCTGCAAGTTTGCAGACTTCTACTCCTGCCCTGATCTGCGCCGCCGGGCCTACCTTTTCATCCTGCACCACTTTGAGATGGTGCGTTTCTCGGAGGAGTTCAAGGAGCTCTCTCTGGCACAGCTCTGTGACATCATCGAGAAGGACAACCTGAATGTGAAGCAGGAGGATGTTGTGTTTGAGGCGGTCCTACGCTGGATCAACCACTCGCCTCAGGACCGCAAGGCCCACGTGTCTGTGCTGCTGCCCAAG gtcCGCATGGCCTTGATGACAGCCGACTACTTCATGAACAACGTGAAGAACAATACCCTGGTGAAGGACAATGATGACTGCAAGCCTATCATCATCAGTGCCCTGAAGGCCATGTACGACCTGAACATGAACGGGCCCTCCAACACTGACTTCCGCAACCCTCTGACCCGCCCACGCCTGCCTTATGCCATCCTATTGGCCATCGGTGGCTGGAGTGGTGGCAGCCCCACCAATGGCATTGAGGCGTATGATGCGCGGGCTGATCGGTGGGTGAATGTGACCCAGGAGGAGAGCCCTCGAGCCTACCATGGAGCTGCTTACCTCAATGGCTTTGTCTACTGTGTGGGTGGCTTTGACAGCGTTGACTACTTTAACAGTGTACGTAAGTTCAACCCTGTCACACAGACCTGGCACCAGGTGGCCCCCATGCACTCGCGGCGCTGCTACGTCAGTGTGGCGGTGCTGGATGGCTGTATCTATGCCATGGGTGGCTTTGATGGCTACGTACGACTGAACACCGCTGAGTGCTATGAGCCTGAGACTAACCAGTGGACCCTGATTGCACCCATGCATGAGCAGAGGAGTGATGCCAGCGCTACCACACTACATGGCAAG GTGTACATCTGCGGTGGCTTCAATGGGAATGAGTGCTTGTTCACAGCAGAGAGCTACAGCCCCCAGACCAACCAGTGGACTCTGACCGCCCCCATGAGAAGCAGGCGCAGCGGTGTGGGGGTCATCGCCTATGCGGAGCAAGTCTATGCG GTGGGCGGCTTCGATGGGGCTAACCGCCTGCGTAACGCTGAGGCCTACAACCCGCTGACCAACACATGGCGCACGGTGCCCACCATGTTCAACCCGCGCAGCAACTTTGGCATCGAGGTGGTGGACGACCTCCTGTTCGTGGTGGGGGGCTTCAACGGTTTCACCACTACCTTCAACGTGGAGTGCTATGACGAGAAAACAGAGGAGTGGTACGACGCCCACGACATGGGCATCTTCCGCAGTGCCCTCAGCTGCTGCGTGGTGCACGGGCTGCCCAACGTGGCCCAGTACGCAGCCCCCCGGGACTCCCTCCAGTCCCCCCGGGAAGAGCTGAAGCTCTCCTCTTCCAACAGTATCATGTCTGTGTGA